A region of the Deltaproteobacteria bacterium genome:
AGAGCATAGGTAAAAAATGATCTCAGCTCCGAAACGCAGCAATCGGTCCTTGTGAGTGAGAATCAGCCGGTCCACGCGGCCACCGAGAATCAAGTGAATCAGTTTTTTGAGACCGCGCTTTTTGTAGTTTAGTCAGCTACCCAAGTCGTCAATGACCTCGTAATTTTCAGCTTCACGCGAGCAGTAGTCGTCAAGACGTTGCCTTTGGCGCGCCAAGTCCTCCTTTTGGTCGGACGATGACACCCGAGCGTAAGCGACCGTGATACGCGCGCTCACATCCGCGATAAGGCCCAAGCTGTCTTGCAGGACGCGTAGCGAGTAGCGACGATGTCCGCCTGGCGTCCGGTACGCCGCCGCGATAGTGCCCTCTTGCTCCCACCGGCGCAGCGTTGAAATGGATGTGCCA
Encoded here:
- a CDS encoding MerR family DNA-binding transcriptional regulator yields the protein MPIGRWEVSPMYLSIGQASRALGTSISTLRRWEQEGTIAAAYRTPGGHRRYSLRVLQDSLGLIADVSARITVAYARVSSSDQKEDLARQRQRLDDYCSREAENYEVIDDLGS